The following coding sequences are from one Lactiplantibacillus paraplantarum window:
- a CDS encoding FAD-binding oxidoreductase, producing MKKMTVWQILTWGVILFVIPLPLVQAMAVELPSLYTSTSLAIQIGSIAYVWMLLAVYLATKPKWLDRLIGLPSIYFIHGVLSMLAIALAYLHKEGTSSYGWIKTTGNWAFDLFWGLLVYSLVFMAGWLTSRFKPLLWLKKQLEILFKHELSVWIHRLNLIAVLLVFIHVQLISYITNMTIYIWLFNGYTIFVTGAYLLQKLRSRYGLAQGKLTAIQPIAANFYELTIQFKSHHALKLYPGDYVFINFPNIDHLKELHPFSILNSVVDGTITLAIRGDGDFSRAVQHAKVGSKVLIDGGYGRFNPIIKQHPDDELVLVTGGSGIVPMISLMRGLPNRRITLYYSAHSKAGLIYQQEIETLAAQRNNLTVHIQQGRFFRSVPRDLIRPNVTYLLSGPLALGQSWQKQLLNNGINEERVYYEEFSW from the coding sequence ATGAAAAAAATGACCGTATGGCAAATTCTGACTTGGGGCGTGATCCTCTTTGTTATTCCACTGCCACTGGTTCAAGCCATGGCAGTAGAACTGCCCAGTCTATACACCAGCACGTCCCTTGCAATTCAAATAGGATCGATCGCTTATGTATGGATGCTACTGGCGGTATATTTGGCAACCAAACCGAAATGGCTTGACAGACTAATTGGCCTACCCAGCATCTATTTTATCCACGGTGTTCTCAGCATGCTTGCGATTGCATTAGCTTACTTACACAAGGAAGGCACAAGTTCATATGGATGGATTAAAACCACTGGCAACTGGGCATTTGACCTCTTTTGGGGATTACTGGTTTATTCTTTGGTATTTATGGCCGGCTGGCTAACAAGTCGGTTCAAGCCGTTGCTATGGTTGAAAAAACAATTGGAAATCTTGTTTAAACATGAGTTATCCGTATGGATTCACAGGCTAAATTTGATTGCAGTGCTTCTCGTTTTCATCCACGTTCAACTGATCAGCTATATCACTAATATGACCATTTATATTTGGTTGTTTAATGGCTACACCATTTTTGTGACGGGTGCCTACCTACTACAAAAGTTGCGCAGTCGATACGGCTTAGCCCAAGGAAAACTCACAGCCATTCAACCCATTGCAGCTAACTTCTATGAGCTGACGATTCAATTCAAGTCGCATCATGCACTGAAATTGTATCCTGGTGACTACGTATTTATTAATTTTCCTAACATTGACCACCTGAAAGAATTGCATCCATTTTCCATTTTGAACAGCGTAGTAGACGGAACCATTACGCTGGCAATTCGCGGAGACGGTGACTTTTCCCGAGCCGTTCAACACGCCAAGGTAGGGTCAAAGGTTTTGATCGATGGCGGTTATGGTCGGTTTAACCCCATCATAAAACAACATCCTGATGACGAGTTGGTTCTAGTTACGGGCGGTAGCGGTATAGTTCCAATGATTTCATTAATGCGTGGGCTGCCAAACCGCCGTATCACTCTGTATTATTCCGCCCATAGCAAGGCAGGGTTGATCTACCAACAGGAAATTGAAACCTTGGCAGCACAACGAAACAATTTAACCGTGCACATTCAGCAAGGGCGGTTTTTCCGCAGTGTACCGCGTGACCTTATTCGACCCAATGTAACCTATCTGTTGTCAGGCCCGCTAGCGCTGGGGCAGAGTTGGCAAAAACAATTGCTGAATAATGGGATCAATGAGGAACGAGTATACTATGAGGAGTTTAGCTGGTAA
- a CDS encoding FAD:protein FMN transferase, which produces MKTYQQTIESMTMPFTIMIVSEPDSLSESRWHTTVTLIQTYLDHVDHLFSPFRSDSLVTQYQRHSLAVTNFNAEFQEVFALTVIAEEMTSGAFTANFSGQYDPTGIVKGWAIERAFQTYLKPLLNTGAIAVALNGAGDIRVGALVDSGYEWPIGIEDPEDTGQMLREIKIANGAVATSGSSKRGDHIRRLDSANTLTQATIIATNLIDADMLATTAISMGQIPFQTFAETHKLNAILLTAAHKLIMIDGDQS; this is translated from the coding sequence ATGAAAACTTACCAGCAGACAATTGAATCCATGACAATGCCATTTACCATTATGATTGTTAGTGAACCCGACAGCTTATCAGAATCACGTTGGCATACAACAGTTACTCTTATTCAAACATATCTCGATCATGTGGACCATCTATTTTCACCATTTCGCTCAGATTCGCTAGTTACCCAATACCAACGTCATTCACTCGCCGTTACTAACTTTAACGCTGAATTTCAGGAAGTTTTTGCTTTGACAGTCATCGCGGAAGAAATGACAAGCGGGGCTTTTACCGCAAACTTTAGTGGTCAATACGACCCCACCGGCATCGTAAAAGGGTGGGCCATCGAAAGAGCATTTCAAACTTACCTAAAACCGTTGCTTAATACCGGAGCCATCGCGGTGGCCCTAAACGGTGCCGGTGATATTCGGGTTGGCGCGCTGGTTGACAGCGGGTACGAATGGCCGATTGGTATCGAAGACCCAGAAGATACTGGCCAAATGCTTCGGGAGATCAAGATCGCCAATGGCGCGGTGGCCACTTCGGGATCGTCAAAAAGGGGCGACCATATTCGCCGGCTTGATTCGGCAAATACCCTGACCCAAGCCACGATCATTGCCACAAACTTAATTGATGCCGACATGTTGGCCACAACCGCAATTTCCATGGGCCAAATACCGTTTCAAACCTTTGCTGAAACGCACAAGTTGAACGCTATTTTGCTCACAGCAGCTCACAAATTGATCATGATTGACGGTGACCAGTCATGA
- a CDS encoding FMN-binding protein — protein sequence MKKFVVGILTFAIVTAIIIDNYFLFIRGKLSSDAQRTSQSSTTTTSSSPNSTSKTSTRKYKDGTYTGSTVSTQWGNVQVQAVVTNGKLTKVTVLKYPNVNRRDKQISSQALPTYKSEAITAQSANIKLVSGASETYKGFTGSLKNALKKAANDQ from the coding sequence ATGAAAAAATTTGTTGTGGGGATCTTGACCTTCGCGATTGTGACAGCCATCATCATCGATAACTACTTTTTATTTATTAGAGGAAAGCTTAGTTCTGATGCTCAAAGGACGTCTCAATCGAGTACAACGACCACATCGTCCAGTCCCAACTCTACCAGCAAGACTTCAACCAGAAAATACAAGGATGGCACGTATACTGGCTCAACTGTCAGTACTCAGTGGGGCAACGTGCAGGTCCAAGCGGTTGTGACCAATGGCAAATTGACTAAGGTTACTGTTCTGAAATATCCAAACGTTAATCGTCGCGATAAGCAGATCAGCAGTCAGGCATTGCCGACGTATAAGTCTGAAGCAATTACTGCGCAGAGTGCCAATATTAAGTTGGTTTCCGGTGCCAGTGAAACATACAAGGGCTTCACCGGATCCCTGAAAAACGCATTGAAAAAGGCGGCGAATGACCAATGA